One region of Acropora muricata isolate sample 2 unplaced genomic scaffold, ASM3666990v1 scaffold_756, whole genome shotgun sequence genomic DNA includes:
- the LOC136908191 gene encoding neuropeptide receptor 22-like: MNTTTNRSLCSATQLPTPFQIAVTVAYSVIFVVSIFGNSFLIIVVVKTQALKKTINFLIVNMAISDLLMPLIRIPWQVLALHQNSWLFRSDYANVMYKLNKILTSLSVLVSNQSLVLVTVDRFGAVVFPLHPPFITTRRCMFLIFSTWFVAIAIASPYVFAQIHDTHGGRLVCGIKWKEVFGESSSAKNYYLSRHLILLYIPIFLLIILYSVILIKLKSQNIPGNQSITNAEKQRRIRNRNVLKMALATVVGFILCWLPQNLNSILQLLIPEKLPCGFTLYPRFTTVLMASYCIINPCICFTLSRNYRQALNKLLKCFTRQPL, from the coding sequence ATGAATACAACTACAAACAGATCGCTCTGCTCTGCTACTCAGCTTCCCACACCATTCCAGATCGCAGTAACAGTGGCTTACAGTGTAATCTTCGTTGTTTCGATTTTTGGCAATTCCTTTCTTATTATAGTTGTTGTCAAAACACAAGCTCTGAAAAAGACAATTAACTTTCTGATTGTCAACATGGCGATCTCGGACTTATTAATGCCATTAATACGAATACCATGGCAAGTTCTAGCATTACACCAAAATTCTTGGCTATTCAGAAGTGACTACGCCAACGTTATGTACAAGTTGAATAAGATTTTAACTTCTCTTTCCGTACTTGTGTCCAACCAGAGTCTTGTTTTGGTCACGGTGGACCGATTTGGAGCTGTGGTGTTCCCACTTCATCCTCCATTTATCACCACCAGAAGATGCATGTTCCTAATTTTCTCCACATGGTTTGTAGCCATCGCCATTGCATCGCCATATGTCTTCGCGCAAATTCACGATACACACGGCGGAAGGTTGGTTTGTGGTATTAAATGGAAAGAAGTATTTGGAGAGTCATCGTCAGCGAAAAACTACTATCTTTCACGTCATTTGATACTTCTTTATATCCCAATTTTTCTCTTGATTATACTATACTCGGTCATCCTCATCAAGCTGAAGTCGCAGAATATTCCTGGCAATCAATCGATTACAAATGCCGAGAAGCAACGCAGAATAAGAAATAGGAATGTGCTGAAGATGGCTCTTGCTACTGTTGTTGGGTTTATATTGTGTTGGTTACCTCAAAATTTGAACTCAATTCTTCAACTCCTCATCCCGGAAAAGCTTCCTTGTGGCTTCACTCTGTACCctcgattcacaacggttttaATGGCATCGTATTGTATCATAAATCCCTGCATCTGCTTCACGTTAAGCAGAAATTATCGTCAGGCCCTCAACAAACTTTTGAAGTGTTTCACGAGGCAGCCATTATAG